AGCGTCGTGATGAAACCGGCCGCCGTCGCGCTGAGCCCGAAATTGCCTTCGTGCAGGTATGCCGAGAAGCTGTAGGTCGCCCAGAACACCTGGTAGCCGCAGAACACGATCGCCGCGACGAGCCACAGCTCGGGAATCGCCGCGAGCGTCTTCAGGTCGGTCAGCACGCTGCCCCGGCGGCGCTCGGCCGGCGTCGTGCGTTCGCCTTCGCGCGCCGGTTCCTTCACCAGCGCGAGCAGCACGCCGAGCGCGATGCAGAAGAACGCATACAGATGCACGACGAGCTTGAAGCCGGCCGCATCGGTGCCGCCGTGCGCTTGCGTCACGTAGGCGAACAGCGTGATCGCGATCGTCGCGAGCAGCGCCTCGACGAGCCCGCGGCCGCCGTCGAGCAGCCCGAAGAAGCGGCCCTGTTCGTCGGGCCCCGCGATCATGTTCACGCGCTTGATCACGGCCGCCCAGAACGTGAGGCCCGTGGTCAGCCCCCAGCCGCCGAAGATCAGCACGAGCGTGTTGAACGACGGCCCGGTCGCGTAGACGAGCCCGAGCGCGCCTGTGGCGATCAGCGAGAAGCAGATCAGCCAGCGCGGCGACAGGCGATCGGCGAGCCAGCCGCTCGGCAGGTAGCTGACGAGGAAGATCGTGCCGAGCGACGAATACAGGTAGCCGAGCTGCACGTCGTCGATGCGGAAGAACTGCAGCATCGTCGGCTGGTACACCTGGCGCAGGTACAGCATCGGGTAGATCGCGCCCGCGGCGATCACGAGCAGCAGCAGTTGCAGGTAGCGCTGCGCGCGCGAGTCGTGCGACGCGTGCGCGTCGTGCGTCTTGTCTTGCAACGCGAGCGACGCGGCGGGCGTCGACGGTTGGGTCGGCATGATGTCTTCCTCCATCGGACCGCCTTCAGGCGGCGGTCCGCAGATTTGTTTTGTGTTGGTTCGGATCAGGGGCGGCGCGCGCCGGTAACGGCGCGTCGGCGCTGTATCAGTACTTCATGACGACGAGGCGCGTCTGCGTGAATTCGAGCATCCCGTGCTTGCCGTCGTCGCCGCCGAGGCCCGAGCGTTTCCAGCCGGCGTGGAAGCCCTGGTACGGGTCGGCCGGCGTGCGGTTCACGTACAGCTCGCCCGCCTCGATCGCGTTGGCCATCTTCATCGCGGTGCGGTAGTTCTCGGTGTACAGCACCGACGACAGCCCGAACTGATGGTCGTTCGCGAAGGCGATCGCTTCGTCGATCGTCGTGTAGCGCAGCACGGGCATGATCGGGCCGAAGGTTTCCTCCTGCACGATCTCCATGTCCTGCCGGCAGCCGGTGAGCAGCGTGGCCGGGTAGAAGAAGCCGGGGCCGTCGGGCATCGCGCCGCCGGTTTCGAGCGTCGCGCCGGCCGCGACCGCGCGTTCGACCATCCCGTGGATGTGCGCGCGCGCCGATGCGCTGACGAGCGGGCCCATGTTCGACGGATCGGCCGCACGGTTGCCGCTGCGCACCGCGCCCATTTTTTCCTTCAGCAGCGCGACGAAACGGTCGTGCACGCTGTCGTGCACGTA
The sequence above is drawn from the Burkholderia stabilis genome and encodes:
- a CDS encoding MFS transporter gives rise to the protein MPTQPSTPAASLALQDKTHDAHASHDSRAQRYLQLLLLVIAAGAIYPMLYLRQVYQPTMLQFFRIDDVQLGYLYSSLGTIFLVSYLPSGWLADRLSPRWLICFSLIATGALGLVYATGPSFNTLVLIFGGWGLTTGLTFWAAVIKRVNMIAGPDEQGRFFGLLDGGRGLVEALLATIAITLFAYVTQAHGGTDAAGFKLVVHLYAFFCIALGVLLALVKEPAREGERTTPAERRRGSVLTDLKTLAAIPELWLVAAIVFCGYQVFWATYSFSAYLHEGNFGLSATAAGFITTLKLWMRPVGGIGGGFLGDRVSKVSVLFWALVLAALSLVGLIAAPPHSPQAMLVVLVLFIGILTYAVRGLYWSLLDDCKVPTHCAGLAIGLISVLGYSPDVFVPLINGYVTQTYPGAHGYQLYFGYIAAIALCGAGAAAFLKYRLNRIKESA